In Triticum urartu cultivar G1812 chromosome 6, Tu2.1, whole genome shotgun sequence, the following proteins share a genomic window:
- the LOC125514798 gene encoding 1-aminocyclopropane-1-carboxylate oxidase 3-like: MAIPANAAASLSFPVINMEKLETEERGAAMGLIGDACENWGFFELLNHGISHELMNEVERVSKAHYTACREDKFKEFAAKTLEAGEKGADVKDVDWESTFFVRHLPASNLADLPDLDHHYRQVMKEFAAEIEKLAEKVLDLLCENLGLEQGYLKRAFAGSKGPTFGTKVSSYPPCPRPDLVAGLRAHTDAGGVILLFQDDRVSGLQLLKDGAWVDVPPMRHAIVVNIGDQLEVITNGRYKSVMHRVLTRPDGNRMSLASFYNPGADAVIFPAPALLEELSEEEAERAGSAVYPRFVFEDYMNLYLRHKFEAKEPRFEAMKADAAPIATA; encoded by the exons atgGCAATTCCTGCTAATGCTGCTGCCTCGTTGAGCTTCCCGGTGATCAACATGGAGAAGCTTGAGACCGAGGAGAGGGGCGCCGCCATGGGGCTCATCGGCGACGCCTGCGAGAACTGGGGCTTCTTCGAG CTGCTGAACCATGGCATCTCGCACGAGCTGATGAACGAGGTGGAGCGGGTGAGCAAGGCGCACTACACGGCGTGCCGAGaggacaagttcaaggagttcgCGGCGAAGACGCTGGAGGCCGGCGAGAAGGGCGCCGACGTGAAGGACGTGGACTGGGAGAGCACCTTCTTCGTCCGCCACCTCCCCGCCTCCAACCTCGCCGACCTGCCCGACCTCGACCACCACTACAG GCAAGTGATGAAGGAATTCGCGGCGGAGATCGAGAAGCTGGCGGAGAAGGTGCTGGACCTGCTGTGCGAGAACCTGGGCCTGGAGCAGGGCTACCTGAAGCGGGCCTTTGCCGGGTCCAAGGGCCCGACGTTCGGCACCAAGGTGAGCAGCTACCCGCCGTGCCCGCGCCCCGACCTGGTCGCCGGCCTCCGCGCGCACACCGACGCCGGCGGCGTCATCCTGCTGTTCCAGGACGACCGGGTGAGCGGGCTCCAGCTCCTCAAGGATGGAGCATGGGTGGACGTGCCGCCCATGCGCCACGCCATCGTCGTCAACATCGGCGACCAGCTGGAGGTGATCACCAACGGGCGGTACAAGAGCGTGATGCACCGCGTGCTCACCCGCCCCGACGGCAACCGCATGTCCCTCGCCTCCTTCTACAACCCCGGCGCGGACGCCGTCATCTTCCCTGCCCCGGCGCTCCTCGAGGAGCtgtcggaggaggaggcggagcgcGCCGGGAGCGCCGTGTACCCGAGGTTCGTGTTCGAGGACTACATGAACCTGTACTTGCGCCACAAGTTCGAGGCCAAGGAGCCGCGCTTCGAGGCCATGAAGGCGGACGCCGCGCCCATCGCCACTGCGTGA